In Theileria parva strain Muguga chromosome 4 map unlocalized ctg_529, whole genome shotgun sequence, one DNA window encodes the following:
- a CDS encoding Thymidylate synthase family protein, translated as MAEDYSGLPFVKLLVAITPENGIGISNGLPWPHIKRDFLFMFRATTYVDPEFKEKHPGAQNVIIIGRKTYDSLPEGTFPLKNRINVVISRNLTEVPGGLVFPSMPAAIRHVTEHLNYYKIFIMGGSYVYRDALDARIVDKMYVTRVNKNYKCEVFFPKIPDDFVITGISKTFSSEDTTYDFVTYERKDLIVDDRVKKTFEEMLLTGEKFATKDQLVKACPSLKVRYSQELQYLEILADILNTGYHKKNRTGVDCIAKFGYQMRFDLSESFPLLTTKKVFLRGIIEELIWFIKGSTNGNELLKKNVRIWELNGARSFLDNLGFFDREEHDLGPVYGFQWRHFGAKYVDMHTDYSNQGIDQLSLVIDRIKNNPDNRRLIVCSWNVADLSKMALPPCHLLFQFFVADGTLSCMMHQRSCDMGLGVPFNIASYSLLTYMIAQICGLKPGEFVHNLGDAHIYNNHIDAIKEQISRVPYPFPTLRLNKDITRIEDFTIDDIKVENYRSHPVIKMEMAA; from the exons ATGGCGGAAGATTACTCTGGATTACCTTTCGTTAAATTGTTAGTAGCGATAACGCCAGAAAATGGAATTGGAATCAGTAATGGACTACCATGGCCACACATCAAAAGGGACTTTCTTTTTATGTTCAGGGCAACGACTTATGTTGATCCAGAATTCAAAGAAAAGCACCCAGGAGCTCAAAATGTAATAATCATTGGTAGAAAGACATACGATAGCCTTCCAGAAGGAACTTTTCCACTGAAGAACAGAATCAACGTTGTTATATCAAGAAATCT tACTGAGGTTCCAGGTGGATTAGTATTTCCTTCAATGCCAGCTGCGATTCGTCACGTTACTGAACATCTCAACTACTATAAGATCTTCATAATGG GAGGAAGCTACGTCTATAGGGATGCTCTTGATGCAAGAATTGTTGATAAAATGTACGTTACAAGGGTAAACAAGAATTACAAGTGTGAAGTGTTCTTCCCAAAGATCCCTGATGACTTCGTTATAACTGGAATTAGTAAAACGTTCTCAAGTGAAGACACAACATATGACTTTGTGACGTACGAAAGAAAAGATTTAATTGTTGATGATCGCGTTAAAAAAACATTTGAAGAGATGTTGTTGACTGGAGAGAAATTTGCAACTAAGGATCAATTGGTGAAAGCTTGCCCATCACTGAAGGTTAGATACAGCCAGGAACTTCAGTATCTTGAAATTCTAGCTGACATCTTAAACACTGGATATCACAAAAAGAATAGAACAG GCGTGGATTGTATTGCAAAATTCGGTTACCAAATGAGGTTTGACCTTTCAGAATCATTTCCGTTATTAACAACAAAGAAAGTCTTCTTAAGAGG aATCATTGAGGAGCTTATTTGGTTTATTAAAGGTAGCACAAACGGCAATGAATTGCTGAAAAAGAATGTAAGAATCTGGGAGCTGAATGGAGCAAGAAGTTTTCTGGATAACCTGGGATTTTTTGATCGCGAAGAACATGACCTAG GACCTGTTTACGGATTCCAATGGCGTCATTTCGGTGCCAAATACGTAGATATGCACACAGACTACAG taaCCAAGGAATTGACCAGCTATCACTGGTCATTGATAGGATCAAGAATAACCCAGATAACAGAAGATTGATTGTGTGTTCGTGGAACGTAGCAG aCCTGTCAAAGATGGCATTGCCTCCATGTCATCTGCTATTCCAATTTTTTGTAGCAGATGGAACATTGTCGTGTATGATGCACCAAAGGTCATGTGATATGGGACTAGGAGTACCATTTAACATTGCATCATACTCATTACTGACCTACATGATAGCCCAA atatgTGGACTAAAACCGGGAGAATTTGTACACAACCTTGGAGATGCCCACATATACAATAACCATATTGACGCAATCAAGGAACAGATTAGTAGAGTTCCTTATCCATTCCCAACCCTAAGACTAAACAAAGATATAACAAGGATTGAAGACTTCACAATCGATGACATTAAGGTGGAAAATTACCGTTCACACCCGGTAATCAAGATGGAGATGGCTGCATAA
- a CDS encoding putative integral membrane protein codes for MLYNNKKGFINLNLNNTRFKEKIKLKSKISEYIDNAFKSFNDLDSNSHSYMSENVTENKQKYIKFTTDDRKNTIVALLILGFVYICIYTIIRKIKIYKENKLVEEALKQYELDKQEYIETGITR; via the exons atgttgTATAACAATAAGAAG ggatttattaatctaaatttaaataatacaaGATTTaaggaaaaaataaaattaaaaagcAAAATTTCAGAATACATCGATAATGCATTTAAAAGCTTTAATGACTTAGATTCTAACTCTCACAGTTACATGAGTGAAAATGTAACagaaaataaacaaaaatacataaaatttacaactGATGATAGAAAGAATACAATTGTGGCATTATTAATCCTGGGATTTGTGTATATTTGcatctacacaattattcggaaaat aaaaataTATAAGGAGAACAAATTAGTTGAAGAAGCTTTAAAACAATACGAATTAGATAAACAAGAATATATTGAAACTGGAATAACAAGATAA
- the CPK1 gene encoding Protein kinase domain protein: protein MKTKSSNSDKLNTLNNLPNEFTLLSNHKTNLLTLLNEELKYANFEFNLINYLFSLNSSLVENDETQSDNSSDLNNKFNLLKFGSQDFFETKYNLKTELEESLNSINKSLRKRNDYAKYSSEFKQLQDTMTKLQNTYFNSLQQRESNMKLLLRLKMFSSNRLKILEESLKDYETLKEFKPLYNQPNTKLVSHPNFNHNLNSKHKSTPNLPNSNENEYKEFIKECMNYDFSLSKFNNSHPHKYDCSITLLPEFRSPYSSHLLNVFSWTSSLDQFKESAKNLYKKYGKSYMPLNIFNNLVLHLIQSLHLPSLSKIPIEHIYAVYNVNSNTLLDFRTFSLLYWEILHSLRRAIELYYQPQYRISHNKMYLNNYDDQSHQFINISDYYSFIKRLSPGRSCNKYVAKELESDELRVVEIYSKTPDFPPFHEIYSEIDNLKRLDHKNLVKYLSVYQDYNTVYIVTEFCSELSLLNKLNSLENTDFVYSLAFVHNVFTQVVEALVYLHCNNVVHKTLAIDKVMIDDSSEFPRIKIRDYGLTDSLDKYKHRSFLSKLHQAPEVVADNFTPKSNVWSAGIILLFLTTGQIPLNNVKKEVFLNNLAEYLKNSKLFKIYCDLKDLINYILTYDANLRPSSFDVLSHHWFNCTNITSKHANTTHLTRNLKALMNINSYLKISSLLESSKIFYIKKLNKLMNTLLLSADPTDNNLLTYGYFVKALKMENVPNTIISELVHLTSINASDKCQLNDLFDSFKTWRFGELNIFWSICKKFINENDWSFDSKQFIELLQDHNSSLLMNEEINRFCRSISVDGKIFWNHFVLFFY from the exons atgaagaCAAAATCATCGAATTCGGACAAACTAAACACTTTGAATAACCTTCCTAATGAATTCACTCTTCTATCTAACCATAAAACAAATCTTCTAACGTTGCTTAATGAAGAGTTAAAATATGCAAATTTCGAGTTCAACCTTATTAACTATCTGTTTTCGTTAAATTCATCTCTAG ttgaaaatgatgaaaCACAATCAGATAATTCATCGGATCtcaataataaattcaatttATTGAAGTTTGGATCACAAGATTTCTTTGAAACCaaatataatttgaaaACTGAACTTGAAGAATCTCTAAATTCAATTAATAAATCGCTCAGGAAAAGAAATGACTACGCTAAATATTCATCTGAATTTAAACAACTTCAAGATACAATGACCAAACTTCaaaatacatattttaattctcTTCAACAAAGAGAATCAAATATGAAATTGCTTCTTAGATTAAAAATGTTCAGTTCCAACCGattgaaaattttggaaGAATCATTAAAAGATTATGAGACATTGAAAGAATTTAAACCACTATATAATCAACCTAATACCAAATTAGTATCTCAtccaaattttaaccatAATCTTAATTCTAAACATAAATCTACCCCTAATCTTCCCAATTCAAATgaaaatgaatataaagAGTTTATTAAAGAATGCATGAACTATGATTTTTCACTTAGTAAATTCAACAACTCTCATCCACATAAATATGACTGCTCTATAACCTTACTTCCAGAATTTAGATCTCCATACTCGTCACATTTGTTAAACGTCTTCTCATGGACATCGTCGTTAGATCAATTTAAAGAATCCGCTAAAAATCTATACAAg AAATATGGTAAAAGTTATATGCCACTAAATATCTTTAACAATCTGGTATTACATCTGATTCAATCATTACATCTTCCGAGTCTTAGCA AAATCCCAATTGAACATATTTATGCTGTTTATAATGTCAATTCTAACACACTCTTGGATTTCAGAACATTTTCATTACTT TACTGGGAGATTCTTCATTCATTAAGACGTGCTATAGAATTGTATTATCAACCTCAATATCGTATTTCccataataaaatgtatttaaacaattatgATGATCAATCTCACCAGTTTATAAACATTTCAG ATTACTACTCGTTCATTAAGCGACTCTCACCTGGAAGGTCATGTAACAAATACGTTGCAAAGGAATTGGAATCTGACGAATTGAGAGTTGTTGAAATATATTCTAAAACGCCAGACTTCCCTCCTTTTCATGAAATTTACTCCGAAATTGATAACCTTAAAAGACTGGATCATAAAAACCTCGTTAAATATCTATCCGTCTACCAGGACTATAATACTGTCTACATTGTTACAGA GTTCTGTTCTGAGCTATCATTGCTGAATAAGTTGAATTCACTTGAAAATACTGATTTTGTTTATTCATTAGCCTTTGTTCACAATGTGTTTACGCAAGTTGTTGAGGCCCTCGTTTATTTGCACTGCAACAATGTAGTCCACAAAACTTTGGCGATTGATAAAGTCATGATTGATGATTCAAGTGAATTTCCCAGAATAAAGATTCGAGACTACG GTCTGACTGATTCGCTTGATAAATACAAACACAGgtcatttttatctaaattacACCAAGCTCCCGAGGTTGTTGCCGataattttacaccaaAAAGTAATGTTTGGTCTGCgggaataattttattatttctaaCAACGG GTCAAATCCccttaaataatgttaaaaagGAAGTTTTCCTAAACAATTTGGCAGAATATCTAAAAAATTCTAaacttttcaaaatttactgtgatttaaaagatttaataaattatatctTGACATACGATGCTAATTTGAGACCATCGTCCTTCGACGTTTTATCACACCACTGGTTTAACTGTACAAACATCACCAGTAAACATGCGAacactacacatttaaccAGAAACCTCAAA GCGCtaatgaatataaattcATATCTCAAAATATCTAGTTTGCTTGAATCGAGCaagattttttatataaaaaaattaaataaactaatgAACACATTGTTATTATCAGCTGATCCTACTgacaataatttattaacatatGGTTATTTCGTAAAGGCACTAAAAATGGAAAATGTGCCAAACACCATCATATCCGAACTAGTTCATCTAACATCTATCAACGCATCAGATAAATGCCAATTAAatg ATCTTTTTGATTCATTTAAAACCTGGAGGTTCGGAGAATTGAACATATTCTGGTCAATTTGCAAGAAGTTTATAAAC GAAAATGATTGGTCATTTGATTCTAAACAATTTATAGAACTGTTACAAGATCATAATTCATCATTATTAATGAATGAAGAAATCAATCGATTCTGTAGATCTATTTCTGTTGATGGAAAG attttttgGAACCACTTTGTTCTTTTCttctattaa